Proteins encoded in a region of the Prunus persica cultivar Lovell chromosome G4, Prunus_persica_NCBIv2, whole genome shotgun sequence genome:
- the LOC18779101 gene encoding uncharacterized protein LOC18779101 isoform X1: MAIKLFSTAASLTFPSHLLHRPIINPRKTCYTLTVQMSWACKKCTFVNPPTPSQKPTCQICLSPSSSSPPPSPASSSIPKWSCKACTFLNAYKNSNCEVCDTRASISSLSSFEDLTDTGLDGGDLDSSVGSVFLPLQRCKRKRVEDAVEVNQGSSSFNVVREVKASDKLTTVSGSSSFNVVREVKSSDKRTSVSGSSNFNVSGGVEVPDKGMNVSEGTSFGSSGVGLTTLKILSYNVWFREDLEVHKRMKALGDLIQQHCPDLICFQEVTPNIYDIFRQSSWWKMYQSSVSNQMADSRPYFCMQLSKLRVKSFSCKPFGYSAMGRELCVAEVEVPGDKHLVVATSHLESPCPGPPNWDQMYSKERVDQAKEALNLLNKNQNVIFCGDMNWDDKLDGQFPLPNKWIDAWEELRPEENGWTYDTKSNMMLSGNRKLQKRLDRFLCSLHDFRVSKIEMIGMDAIPGLSYIKEKKVRTEIKKLELPVLPSDHYGLLLTICSQ; encoded by the exons ATGGCGATAAAGTTGTTCAGTACAGCAGCTTCGCTAACTTTCCCTAGTCATCTTCTCCACCGTCCCATAATAAACCCTAGAAAAACCTGTTATACTCTGACCGTACAAATGTCTTGGGCATGCAAAAAATGCACCTTTGTCAACCCCCCAACCCCATCTCAAAAACCCACTTGCCAAATCTGCttatcaccatcatcatcatcaccacccCCATCACCAGCATCTTCTTCTATTCCAAAATGGTCATGCAAGGCCTGCACTTTCTTGAACGCTTACAAGAACTCTAACTGTGAAGTCTGTGACACCAGGGCTTCAATCTCGTCCCTCTCGAGTTTTGAGGATTTGACCGATACGGGGCTTGATGGTGGAGACCTCGATTCTTCTGTAGGCTCTGTTTTCTTGCCCCTGCAGCGTTGCAAGAGGAAGAGGGTTGAAGACGCAGTTGAGGTTAATCAGGGTTCTTCCAGTTTCAATGTGGTTCGAGAGGTCAAGGCGTCCGATAAGTTGACGACTGTATCGGGTTCTTCCAGTTTCAATGTGGTTCGAGAGGTCAAGTCGTCCGATAAGCGGACTTCTGTATCGGGTTCTTCCAATTTCAATGTGTCTGGAGGGGTCGAGGTGCCCGATAAGGGAATGAATGTGTCGG AGGGAACTAGTTTTGGGTCTTCTGGTGTGGGTTTGACGACATTGAAAATTCTGAGTTACAATGTCTGGTTCCGAGAAGATCTAGAAGTGCACAAGAGAATGAAAGCTCTTGGTGACCTTATCCAACAGCACTGCCCAGATCTCATTTGCTTTCAG GAGGTCACCCCGAATATATATGACATCTTTCGGCAATCTAGCTGGTGGAAAATGTATCAAAGCTCAGTTTCAAACCAGATGGCAGATTCAAGACCATACTTTTGCATGCAG TTAAGCAAATTGCGAGTGAAGTCCTTCAGCTGTAAGCCCTTTGGATACTCTGCAATGGGGAGAGAACTTTGTGTTGCTGAAGTTGAAGTCCCGGGGGACAAACATTTGGTTGTTGCCACTAGCCATCTCGAAAGTCCTTGCCCCGGCCCTCCAAACTGGGATCAGATGTACAGTAAAGAACGTGTAGATCAGGCAAAGGAGGCCCTCAACCTTTTAAACAAGAACCAAAATGTGATTTTTTGTGGTGACATGAACTGGGATGATAAGTTGGATGGTCAATTTCCTTTACCCAACAAATGGATTGACGCTTGGGAAGAGTTAAGACCAGAGGAAAATGGATGGACATATGATACCAAGTCCAACATGATGTTGTCTGGCAACCGGAAACTGCAGAAGCGACTAGATCGATTTTTGTGTAGCCTGCATGATTTTAGAGTgagtaaaattgaaatgattggGATGGATGCAATACCAGGTCTATCTTatattaaggaaaaaaaagtgagGACGGAGATCAAGAAGCTGGAGCTCCCTGTTTTGCCTAGTGATCACTACGGCTTGCTTTTGACAATCTGTAGCCAGTGA
- the LOC18780635 gene encoding probable rhamnogalacturonate lyase B produces MDNLLDIKSNESSRGYWDINWNLPGGQDIYTLLKGAEYSVVHESNDSLEISFKNTYNPSSAQGVKLPLSVDIRYILRTGVSGFYSYAIYDRPSGCPAFDLAQTRMVYKLRREKFHYMAITDEKQRIMPMPEDLLPGRGKQLIVPESVLLVNPINPDLKGEVDDKYQYSMDNKDGGVHGWISSGPIIGFWVIFPSQEFRNGGPTKQNLTVHTGPTCLAMLHGTHYIGEDILAHFEEGETWTKVFGPFFVYLNSTPDVSKAHNLWIDAKKQRLFEETAWPYDFVSSPYYVAAKERGLVSGRLFVQDRYVSGSLIPAKYAYVGLSVATTEGSWQTESKGYQFWVETDYTGNFTIKNVIPGVYGLHGWIPGFLGDYLGKEHITISAGSQTQLGNLTYVPPRDGPTLWEIGFPDRTAIGYYVPDVNPMYVNKLFLNSPEKFRQYGLWDRYTDVHPQFDQTFIIGSSNPKNDWFFAHVDRRGADNKYLPTTWTIKFNLNSVTTGTYKLRLAIASATRSDLKAHVNDMDIEHLVFQVLNLGTDNTVCRHGIHGLYRLFSCDISSSFLVKGDNSIFLTQARGGDALCGVLYDYVRLEAPATAERSELSTLA; encoded by the exons ATGGACAACCTTTTAGATATCAAGTCAAATGAATCTAGCAGAGG ATACTGGGATATCAACTGGAATTTGCCAGGAGGTCAAGACATATACACTTT ACTGAAAGGAGCTGAATATAGCGTTGTCCATGAGAGCAATGACAGCTTAGAGATTTCATTCAAGAACACCTATAATCCATCATCAGCTCAAGGTGTCAAATTGCCGCTAAGTGTAGATATAAG GTACATATTAAGGACTGGTGTTTCAGGCTTCTACAGTTATGCAATATATGATCGCCCTTCTGGATGTCCTGCTTTTGATCTTGCTCAGACAAGGATGGTGTATAAGTTGCGAAGAGAGAA GTTCCACTACATGGCAATAACAGATGAAAAACAAAGGATAATGCCAATGCCTGAGGATCTGCTTCCAGGCAGAGGCAAACAACTAATTGTACCTGAATCAGTTTTGCTAGTTAATCCCATCAATCCCGATCTCAAAGGCGAG GTTGACGATAAGTATCAGTATTCAATGGACAACAAAGATGGTGGAGTCCATGGATGGATAAGTTCTGGCCCCATTATAGGATTTTGGGTCATCTTTCCCAGCCAGGAGTTTCGCAATGGAGGCCCTACCAAGCAAAATCTAACAGTCCACACTGGTCCAACCTGCCTTGCT ATGCTTCATGGAACCCATTATATTGGGGAAGATATATTAGCTCAttttgaagagggagagacTTGGACTAAAGTGTTTGGCCCCTTCTTTGTATACCTTAACTCAACACCAGATGTATCAAAGGCGCACAACTTATGGATAGATGCGAAAAAACAG AGGTTGTTTGAAGAGACAGCGTGGCCTTATGATTTTGTCTCATCACCCTACTATGTTGCTGCTAAAGAGCGTGGTTTGGTTTCAGGAAGATTATTCGTCCAGGACAG GTATGTTTCTGGTTCTCTCATTCCTGCTAAATATGCATATGTTGGCCTATCAGTTGCAACAACTGAAGGATCCTGGCAAACAGAAAGCAAG GGCTATCAGTTTTGGGTAGAAACAGATTACACCGGAAACTTCACCATCAAGAATGTTATCCCTGGAGTATATGGACTTCATGGCTGgatccctggtttcctgggtgaTTACCTTGGCAAAGAACATATCACCATCTCCGCAG GATCACAAACACAACTTGGAAATCTGACCTATGTTCCCCCCAGAGATGGTCCAACTCTCTGGGAGATTGGCTTCCCTGATCGAACAGCCATAGGTTACTATGTTCCTGATGTGAACCCAATGTATGTCAACAAGCTGTTCCTTAACAGCCCTGAAAA GTTTAGACAATATGGCTTGTGGGACAGATACACTGATGTACACCCTCAATTTGACCAGACCTTCATAATAGGCAGCAGTAATCCAAAAAATGACTGGTTCTTTGCTCATGTAGACAG GAGGGGGGCAGATAATAAATaccttccaacaacatggacAATCAAGTTCAACCTCAACTCTGTAACTACTGGCACATACAAGTTGAGACTGGCAATTGCTTCAGCAACCCGGTCGGACCTGAAA GCCCATGTTAATGATATGGATATAGAGCACCTAGTgtttcaagttttgaacttgGGTACAGATAACACAGTTTGTCGACACGGAATTCATGGACTCTACCGGCTTTTCAGCTGTGATATTTCGTCATCATTTCTGGTTAAGGGAGATAACTCCATATTTCTTACACAAGCTAGGGGTGGTGATGCACTCTGTGGAGTTCTATATGACTATGTAAGACTGGAGGCTCCCGCAACCGCAGAGAGATCTGAATTATCAACATTGGCTTGA
- the LOC18779060 gene encoding glucan endo-1,3-beta-glucosidase 1 — MRKPSSSSSPMAITNLSLSTIYFCFFFISTLLFTASQATSSSPILTTTKQQQNQDQDKEPFVGVNIGTDVSNLLSPSDLVSFLQVQQINHIRLYDADPDILKALAKTKIRVIISVPNNQILAIGSSNTTAASWVGRNVVAYYPETLITGIAVGDEVLTTVPSSAPLLLPAIQSLYTALVAANLHTHVKISTPHAASIILDPFPPSQAFFNQSWTQIVLPLLQFLSKTGSPLMMNLYPYYVFMQNKGVVPLDNALFKPLTPSKEMVDPNTLLHYTNVLDAMIDAAYFSMKNLNITDVVVLVTESGWPSKADSKEPFATIDNADTYNSNLIKHVFDRSGTPLHPETTSSVYIYELFNEDLRSPPVSEANWGLFYGNSSAVYLLHVSGSGSFLANDTTNQTYCIAMDGVDSKILQAALDWACGPGRSNCSEIQPGQDCYSPNNVKSHASYAFDSYYQKEGRAAGSCDFKGVATITTTDPSHGSCIFPGSKKVINKTRQVVNSTHSSSGADRLRFIALSSNRISAISGILSVFFRVIFSTLLFIPFMTPC, encoded by the exons ATGAGGAAGCCAAGCTCAAGCTCCTCTCCAATGGCAATCACTAACCTCTCACTTTCAACCATCtacttctgcttcttctttatCTCCACTTTACTCTTCACAGCGTCTCAAG CTACCTCTTCTTCACCCATTTTGACAACCACAAAGCAGCAGCAAAATCAAGACCAAGACAAAGAGCCATTCGTGGGAGTGAACATAGGCACAGACGTTTCGAATCTTCTATCTCCCTCAGACCTCGTTTCGTTCCTCCAAGTCCAGCAGATCAACCACATACGCCTCTACGATGCGGACCCTGACATTCTCAAAGCCTTGGCCAAAACCAAGATCCGAGTCATTATCAGTGTCCCCAATAATCAGATTCTCGCCATTGGGTCCTCCAACACCACTGCTGCTTCTTGGGTCGGTCGAAACGTCGTCGCATACTACCCAGAAACGCTCATAACAGGCATTGCGGTTGGCGATGAGGTCCTGACCACAGTGCCCTCTTCAGCTCCTCTGCTTCTTCCAGCAATTCAGTCGCTTTACACTGCTTTAGTGGCTGCAAATTTGCATACCCATGTCAAGATTTCTACTCCTCACGCCGCCTCGATAATTCTTGATCCGTTTCCACCATCTCAGGCTTTCTTCAACCAAAGCTGGACGCAAATTGTGCTTCCATTGCTTCAGTTCTTGTCCAAGACAGGGTCGCCTCTGATGATGAATCTTTACCCTTACTACGTGTTTATGCAGAACAAAGGTGTGGTGCCTCTTGACAATGCCCTTTTCAAGCCTTTAACACCCTCCAAAGAAATGGTGGATCCCAATACTTTGCTTCACTATACCAATGTGTTAGATGCTATGATTGATGCTGCTTATTTTTCCATGAAGAACCTCAATATCACTGATGTTGTGGTTCTTGTTACTGAGAGTGGTTGGCCTTCAAAGGCTGATTCTAAAGAGCCTTTTGCTACTATTGACAATGCGGATACATACAATTCCAATCTTATTAAGCATGTTTTTGATCGTAGTGGCACCCCTTTGCACCCTGAGACCACTTCAAGTGTGTACATTTATGAATTGTTCAACGAAGATTTAAGGTCTCCTCCGGTATCCGAGGCCAATTGGGGCTTGTTTTATGGGAATTCGAGTGCGGTGTATTTGCTACATGTATCAGGAAGTGGGTCTTTTTTGGCTAATGATACAACAAACCAGACCTATTGCATTGCCATGGATGGAGTAGACTCAAAGATTTTGCAGGCGGCATTGGATTGGGCATGTGGACCGGGGCGATCCAATTGCTCAGAGATCCAGCCAGGGCAGGATTGTTACTCTCCCAATAATGTGAAAAGCCATGCTTCATATGCGTTTGATAGCTATTACCAGAAGGAAGGGCGGGCTGCTGGGTCTTGTGATTTCAAGGGTGTAGCCACCATTACCACCACAGACCCAA GTCACGGGAGCTGTATATTTCCTGGAAG TAAGAAGGTGATCAATAAAACAAGGCAGGTGGTGAACTCGACCCATTCAAGTAGTGGAGCAGACAGATTAAGATTCATTGCCTTGAGCAGCAACAGAATAAGTGCCATCAGTGGGATATTATCTGTATTTTTTCGTGTAATTTTCTCTACTTTGTTATTCATTCCTTTTATGACTCCTTGCTGA
- the LOC18779101 gene encoding uncharacterized protein LOC18779101 isoform X2: MAIKLFSTAASLTFPSHLLHRPIINPRKTCYTLTVQMSWACKKCTFVNPPTPSQKPTCQICLSPSSSSPPPSPASSSIPKWSCKACTFLNAYKNSNCEVCDTRASISSLSSFEDLTDTGLDGGDLDSSVGSVFLPLQRCKRKRVEDAVEVNQGSSSFNVVREVKSSDKRTSVSGSSNFNVSGGVEVPDKGMNVSEGTSFGSSGVGLTTLKILSYNVWFREDLEVHKRMKALGDLIQQHCPDLICFQEVTPNIYDIFRQSSWWKMYQSSVSNQMADSRPYFCMQLSKLRVKSFSCKPFGYSAMGRELCVAEVEVPGDKHLVVATSHLESPCPGPPNWDQMYSKERVDQAKEALNLLNKNQNVIFCGDMNWDDKLDGQFPLPNKWIDAWEELRPEENGWTYDTKSNMMLSGNRKLQKRLDRFLCSLHDFRVSKIEMIGMDAIPGLSYIKEKKVRTEIKKLELPVLPSDHYGLLLTICSQ, encoded by the exons ATGGCGATAAAGTTGTTCAGTACAGCAGCTTCGCTAACTTTCCCTAGTCATCTTCTCCACCGTCCCATAATAAACCCTAGAAAAACCTGTTATACTCTGACCGTACAAATGTCTTGGGCATGCAAAAAATGCACCTTTGTCAACCCCCCAACCCCATCTCAAAAACCCACTTGCCAAATCTGCttatcaccatcatcatcatcaccacccCCATCACCAGCATCTTCTTCTATTCCAAAATGGTCATGCAAGGCCTGCACTTTCTTGAACGCTTACAAGAACTCTAACTGTGAAGTCTGTGACACCAGGGCTTCAATCTCGTCCCTCTCGAGTTTTGAGGATTTGACCGATACGGGGCTTGATGGTGGAGACCTCGATTCTTCTGTAGGCTCTGTTTTCTTGCCCCTGCAGCGTTGCAAGAGGAAGAGGGTTGAAGACGCAGTTGAGGTTAATCAGGGTTCTTCCAGTTTCAATGTG GTTCGAGAGGTCAAGTCGTCCGATAAGCGGACTTCTGTATCGGGTTCTTCCAATTTCAATGTGTCTGGAGGGGTCGAGGTGCCCGATAAGGGAATGAATGTGTCGG AGGGAACTAGTTTTGGGTCTTCTGGTGTGGGTTTGACGACATTGAAAATTCTGAGTTACAATGTCTGGTTCCGAGAAGATCTAGAAGTGCACAAGAGAATGAAAGCTCTTGGTGACCTTATCCAACAGCACTGCCCAGATCTCATTTGCTTTCAG GAGGTCACCCCGAATATATATGACATCTTTCGGCAATCTAGCTGGTGGAAAATGTATCAAAGCTCAGTTTCAAACCAGATGGCAGATTCAAGACCATACTTTTGCATGCAG TTAAGCAAATTGCGAGTGAAGTCCTTCAGCTGTAAGCCCTTTGGATACTCTGCAATGGGGAGAGAACTTTGTGTTGCTGAAGTTGAAGTCCCGGGGGACAAACATTTGGTTGTTGCCACTAGCCATCTCGAAAGTCCTTGCCCCGGCCCTCCAAACTGGGATCAGATGTACAGTAAAGAACGTGTAGATCAGGCAAAGGAGGCCCTCAACCTTTTAAACAAGAACCAAAATGTGATTTTTTGTGGTGACATGAACTGGGATGATAAGTTGGATGGTCAATTTCCTTTACCCAACAAATGGATTGACGCTTGGGAAGAGTTAAGACCAGAGGAAAATGGATGGACATATGATACCAAGTCCAACATGATGTTGTCTGGCAACCGGAAACTGCAGAAGCGACTAGATCGATTTTTGTGTAGCCTGCATGATTTTAGAGTgagtaaaattgaaatgattggGATGGATGCAATACCAGGTCTATCTTatattaaggaaaaaaaagtgagGACGGAGATCAAGAAGCTGGAGCTCCCTGTTTTGCCTAGTGATCACTACGGCTTGCTTTTGACAATCTGTAGCCAGTGA
- the LOC18778340 gene encoding 5'-adenylylsulfate reductase 3, chloroplastic, with translation MALAVASSSTSISGRTFSPSTPSSDLKAPPVGYFRVFDRAHGQIQSQAVTFSQRRSSVKPVNAQSKRNESIVPLAATIVAPEAVEKVEAEDITQLAKGLENASPLEIMDKALEKFGNDIAIAFSGAEDVALIEYAHLTGRPYRVFSLDTGRLNPETYQFFDTVEKHYGIRIEYMFPDAVEVQALVRSKGLFSFYEDGHQECCRVRKVRPLRRALKGLRAWITGQRKDQSPGTRSEIPVVQVDPVFEGLDGGIGSLVKWNPVANVEGRDIWDFLRAMNVPVNSLHSKGYISIGCEPCTRSVLPGQHEREGRWWWEDAKAKECGLHKGNIKQEEGNQSNGNGAAHSNGTATETDIFTSQNLVTLSRTGIENLARLENRHEPWIVVLYAPWCQFCQAMEGSYIELADKLAGSGVKVGKFRADGEQKEFAQNELQLGSFPTILFFPKHSSRPIKYPSEKRDVDSLMAFINALR, from the exons ATGGCTCTCGctgttgcttcttcttctacttcgATCTCTGGCCGGACCTTCTCTCCATCCACTCCCTCCTCTGACCTCAAAG CTCCACCAGTTGGTTATTTTCGGGTGTTTGATCGAGCCCACGGCCAAATTCAAAGCCAAGCTGTAACATTTTCTCAAAGACGGAGCTCGGTGAAGCCCGTAAATGCGCAGTCTAAACGGAACGAGTCAATTGTGCCTCTTGCAGCAACCATCGTTGCTCCTG AGGCAGTTGAGAAAGTAGAGGCAGAGGATATTACGCAATTGGCTAAAGGGCTTGAGAATGCTTCCCCTCTTGAAATTATGGACAAGGCCCTTGAGAAATTCGGCAACGACATTGCCATTGCTTTCAG TGGAGCTGAGGATGTTGCTTTGATTGAGTATGCACATTTAACCGGTAGGCCCTATAGGGTTTTCAGCTTGGATACTGGGAGGCTGAACCCAGAAACATATCAATTCTTTGACACAGTTGAGAAGCACTATGGCATCCGCATTGAATACATGTTTCCAGATGCTGTTGAAGTTCAGGCATTAGTAAGGAGCAAAGGGCTGTTCTCTTTCTACGAGGATGGGCACCAGGAGTGCTGCCGCGTGAGGAAGGTGAGACCTCTGAGGAGGGCCCTTAAGGGGCTACGTGCCTGGATCACCGGCCAAAGGAAAGATCAATCTCCAGGTACTAGGTCTGAAATTCCGGTTGTCCAGGTCGACCCTGTTTTTGAGGGACTGGATGGTGGGATTGGGAGCCTGGTGAAGTGGAACCCAGTAGCAAATGTTGAAGGTCGTGACATATGGGACTTCCTTCGTGCCATGAATGTGCCTGTGAATTCACTGCACTCGAAGGGGTACATCTCAATTGGTTGTGAGCCATGCACAAGGTCAGTCCTACCAGGGCAACATGAAAGAGAAGGAAGGTGGTGGTGGGAGGATGCCAAGGCTAAGGAATGTGGTCTTCACAAAGGCAACATTAAACAGGAAGAGGGAAACCAATCTAATGGTAATGGGGCTGCACATTCAAATGGCACTGCCACTGAAACTGATATCTTTACTTCCCAAAATTTAGTTACCTTAAGCCGGACTGGAATAGAAAATTTGGCAAGGCTAGAGAACCGGCACGAACCATGGATTGTAGTGCTCTATGCACCATGGTGCCAATTCTGCCAGGCAATGGAAGGATCATACATTGAGCTGGCTGACAAATTGGCAGGAAGTGGTGTGAAAGTAGGAAAGTTCAGAGCAGATGGTGAGCAGAAGGAGTTTGCCCAGAACGAACTGCAGCTTGGAAGCTTCCCCACGATACTTTTCTTCCCCAAACACTCTTCTCGGCCAATCAAGTACCCATCAGAGAAGAGGGATGTTGATTCATTGATGGCTTTCATCAATGCCCTCCGGTAA